Within the Ancylothrix sp. D3o genome, the region TTTAAATAATTCGGGCCCTAAGAAGTTTTTGAAGGCGTTTGTAGGTAGAATGGAAGAGGAAATCGAGGCGGAATCTGGTAAGCAGCCGAAGTGGGATTTATTGAATCAGCAGGTGAAGCTTTTTAAGCAGTTTGTTTATGAGCCGAGCCGTTTGTATAAGCCTTATCTAATTCGATGAATCATGCTTTTTTATGTGGTGATTTATGATATTCCTTGCGATAAACGCCGACGGAAGGTATTTAATTTGTTGGAGGGTTATGGTCAGTGGGTGCAGTACAGTTGTTTCGAGTGCGTTTTGTCTGAAAAAAAGTTTGAGGAGTTGCGCCGGCGTTTGAAAAAACGGGTGAAACTGGATGAGGATAGTCTGCGTTTTTATCCTTTATCTAAGCACACTCGTGGCCAGGTGGAAACTTGGGGCATTGGCCCTTCTGTTCGTGAGTTTCCGGGGTCGGTGATTGTTTGATTTTGCGAGGCTGCGGGCGATGAGGGTGGGATGACGTTTTCTCGTTGGGAGCCTCGCAGTTAGACGGGGTAAGGGTTTCAGGATTTTTGTTAGGAGGGTTATGTTGCAGCTTTTAGTGATTTTTAGTGAGCCTCGCAAACGGTGTCTGGACATCTTGCCGGTTATGGGTTTTAATAGGGGTATCTCCCCACTCGCTGGGGAAATTAATTGAATGGAAACACAATTACCCAAATGTCCAGGACCCGTTTTAACTCCTCCCCACTCGCTGGGGAAATTAATTGAATGGAAACCAGATATTCCTCGCGCATGTCTTTTCTCCAATTAAATTCTCCCCACTCGCTGGGGAAATTAATTGAATGGAAACTGACAAGCTGTTTAATTTACTTACCATCTCTTGATACTCCCCACTCGCTGGGGAAATTAATTGAATGGAAACCACCGCCTTACCTTTCTTTACCGCCGCTGAGTAACCCTCCCCACTCGCTGGGGAAATTAATTGAATGGAAACCGACAGATAATCTGTCCGGGGGTTAATTCGCTAAGACTCCCCACTCGCTGGGGAAATTAATTGAATGGAAACTAACCTTTCCAGCTTGACTCTTCCTTTGCGGGATAAAGCTCCCCACTCGCTGGGGAAATTAATTGAATGGAAACGCGGCCAAGATGTGCCGGCTTTAACCCCAACTCGACTCCCCACTCGCTGGGGAAATTAATTGAATGGAAACTTACTGATGTGTGCTGCTTGGTAGGCTTTAATTTTTCTCCCCACTCGCTGGGGAAATTAATTGAATGGAAACACACCTCTAGCTATATGGTTAACTTTCCCATCTCATCTCTCCCCACTCGCTGGGGAAATTAATTGAATGGAAACCTCAATTAATGG harbors:
- the cas2 gene encoding CRISPR-associated endonuclease Cas2, producing the protein MLFYVVIYDIPCDKRRRKVFNLLEGYGQWVQYSCFECVLSEKKFEELRRRLKKRVKLDEDSLRFYPLSKHTRGQVETWGIGPSVREFPGSVIV